One window of the Emcibacter sp. genome contains the following:
- the cobT gene encoding cobaltochelatase subunit CobT codes for MGKSNNRQIEQFKQAVTSTVRAMAGNAEIDVTFGPDAPARPGQSARLPLVSHDLPASEVTLTRAYGDAYALRKRFHNDALHSKNAPTLPDARALYDAMENARIEAIGSTHMKGVAGNLDALTRKYYKEHKLEPAGTLDEAALGDVMNLLVREKLTHQSPPDEARDAVNALRPLIEEKTSSHLDQLTGAMEDQAAFSRVSRQIISDLGLAENLNPDEKPEDSENQDQSEQDQQDNQDQQDNDSDQSSDASADMSDEGESQEESSSGESGAELTPEQLEDLMNEAALEQMAEVPWSHMSNHPGHGPITSYKVYTSEFDEYVTAEELCDPDELLHLRKTLDQQLSHLQGMVTKLANRLQRMLMAQQMRSWDFDLEEGMLDTARLTRVVTNPMHPLSFKMENETDFKDTVVTLLIDNSGSMRGRPITIAAMCADILARTLERCGVKVEILGFTTRAWKGGKSRTQWLEDNKPKNPGRLNDLRHIIYKTADTPWRRANSNLGLMLREGLLKENIDGESLLWAHSRLIARSEERRILMVISDGAPVDDSTLSSNSANFLEDHLRAVIDWIEKRSPVELLAIGIGHDVTRYYQNAITIMDAEQLGGAITEQLADLFDDTPVRRRMH; via the coding sequence GTGGGCAAGTCAAACAATCGCCAGATTGAGCAATTCAAGCAGGCCGTCACCTCGACGGTGCGGGCCATGGCCGGCAATGCCGAAATCGATGTAACGTTCGGCCCCGACGCCCCGGCCAGGCCGGGACAATCGGCACGCCTGCCTCTGGTCAGCCATGACCTGCCGGCCTCGGAAGTGACCCTGACCCGCGCCTATGGCGACGCCTATGCGCTTCGCAAAAGATTTCATAACGACGCTCTTCATTCAAAGAATGCCCCGACTCTGCCGGATGCCCGCGCACTCTATGATGCCATGGAGAATGCCCGTATCGAGGCCATCGGCAGCACCCATATGAAGGGGGTTGCCGGTAACCTTGATGCCCTGACCCGCAAATATTACAAGGAACACAAACTTGAGCCCGCCGGCACACTGGACGAGGCGGCCCTCGGTGATGTGATGAATCTTCTGGTTCGGGAAAAGCTGACCCACCAGTCACCACCGGATGAGGCCCGTGACGCCGTCAATGCGCTGCGGCCGCTGATTGAGGAAAAGACGTCCTCACACCTGGACCAGCTGACAGGGGCCATGGAGGACCAGGCCGCCTTCAGCAGGGTGAGCCGGCAGATTATTTCAGACCTTGGCCTGGCCGAAAACCTGAATCCGGATGAAAAACCCGAAGACAGCGAGAACCAGGACCAGAGCGAGCAGGATCAGCAGGATAACCAGGACCAGCAGGACAATGATTCGGATCAGTCCTCTGACGCCTCGGCAGACATGAGTGATGAAGGCGAAAGCCAGGAAGAAAGTTCCAGCGGGGAAAGTGGCGCTGAACTGACCCCGGAACAGCTGGAAGACCTCATGAATGAAGCTGCCCTTGAACAGATGGCGGAAGTTCCCTGGTCGCATATGAGCAACCATCCCGGTCACGGACCGATTACCAGCTACAAGGTCTATACCAGCGAATTCGACGAATATGTCACCGCCGAGGAGTTATGTGATCCGGACGAGCTCCTGCATCTCAGGAAGACCCTGGACCAGCAGCTCAGCCATCTGCAGGGCATGGTGACCAAGCTGGCCAACCGCCTGCAGCGGATGCTGATGGCCCAGCAGATGCGGTCTTGGGATTTTGACCTTGAGGAAGGCATGCTGGATACAGCCCGCCTGACCCGGGTGGTGACCAATCCCATGCATCCCCTGTCCTTCAAGATGGAAAACGAAACCGACTTCAAGGATACGGTGGTTACCCTGCTGATTGACAATTCCGGTTCGATGCGCGGCCGGCCGATCACCATTGCCGCCATGTGCGCAGATATTCTTGCCCGCACCCTGGAACGCTGTGGCGTCAAGGTCGAAATCCTTGGCTTTACCACCCGGGCCTGGAAGGGCGGCAAATCGCGAACCCAGTGGCTGGAAGACAACAAACCCAAAAACCCGGGTCGCCTGAACGATCTCCGGCACATCATATACAAGACCGCCGACACTCCCTGGAGGCGGGCCAACAGCAATCTCGGCCTGATGTTGCGGGAAGGCCTGCTGAAGGAAAATATCGACGGGGAAAGCCTTCTGTGGGCCCACAGCCGGTTGATTGCCCGGTCGGAAGAACGACGCATCCTGATGGTGATCTCGGACGGTGCGCCGGTGGACGACAGCACCCTGTCCTCCAACAGCGCCAATTTCCTTGAAGACCACCTCAGGGCGGTCATAGACTGGATTGAAAAACGTTCCCCGGTAGAGCTTCTGGCCATCGGCATCGGCCACGACGTCACCCGCTATTACCAGAATGCGATCACCATCATGGATGCGGAACAGTTGGGCGGCGCCATTACGGAGCAGCTTGCCGACCTGTTTGACGACACACCCGTCCGCCGCAGAATGCACTGA
- a CDS encoding carboxyl transferase domain-containing protein, with the protein MTQLKSDLDVKGADFEANRMAMQALVRDLEEKIALIEQGGGERSRDRHLSRGKLLPRDRVNRLLDRGSPFLELSQLAAYEVYDDNIPAAGVIAGIGRVAGRECVIVCNDATVKGGTYYPLTVKKHLRAQEIAEQNNLPCIYLVDSGGANLPNQDEVFPDKLHFGRIFYNQANMSAKGIPQIAVVMGSCTAGGAYVPAMSDESIIVKEQGTIFLAGPPLVKAATGEEVTAEDLGGGDVHTRISGVADHLAQDDNDALEIARRTMSHLNRVKPAQLELKESRDPLYDPEEIYGVVPADPKVPYDVREVIARIVDGSDFDEFKKRYGTTLVCGFAHIYGMPVGIVANNGVLFSESALKGAHFVELCSQRGIPLVFLQNITGFMVGRKYESGGIAKDGAKMVTAVSCARVPKFTVIIGGSFGAGNYGMCGRAYNPRFLWMWPNARISVMGGEQAAGVLATVKRDGMERAGQQWSAEEEAEFRKPIEEQYEHQGHPYYASARLWDDGVIDPAQTRRVLGLGLSASLNAPIEKTEFGIFRM; encoded by the coding sequence ATGACCCAGCTAAAATCGGACCTGGATGTCAAAGGCGCGGATTTCGAGGCCAACAGAATGGCCATGCAGGCACTGGTCCGGGACCTTGAGGAGAAAATCGCCTTAATCGAACAAGGGGGCGGAGAACGCTCCAGAGACCGGCACCTGAGCCGCGGCAAACTTCTGCCGCGTGACCGGGTTAACCGGCTTCTCGATCGGGGCTCGCCCTTTCTGGAACTGTCCCAGCTTGCCGCTTATGAGGTCTATGACGACAATATTCCTGCAGCAGGCGTGATCGCCGGGATCGGCCGGGTCGCTGGCCGGGAATGTGTGATTGTCTGTAACGACGCCACAGTCAAGGGCGGGACATATTATCCCCTGACGGTCAAGAAACACCTGCGCGCCCAGGAAATCGCCGAGCAGAATAATCTGCCCTGCATCTATCTGGTGGACAGCGGCGGCGCCAACCTGCCCAACCAGGACGAGGTGTTCCCCGATAAACTTCATTTCGGCCGTATCTTCTATAACCAGGCCAACATGTCCGCCAAGGGCATTCCCCAGATTGCGGTTGTGATGGGTTCCTGCACCGCCGGCGGCGCCTATGTGCCGGCGATGAGCGATGAAAGTATTATTGTCAAGGAACAGGGCACCATTTTCCTGGCCGGCCCGCCGCTGGTCAAGGCGGCCACGGGTGAGGAAGTGACGGCCGAGGATCTTGGTGGCGGCGATGTGCATACCCGCATTTCCGGCGTGGCCGATCATCTGGCCCAGGACGATAATGATGCGCTGGAAATTGCCCGCCGTACCATGTCCCACCTGAACCGGGTCAAACCCGCCCAGCTGGAACTGAAGGAAAGCCGGGATCCGCTTTATGATCCGGAAGAAATATACGGTGTTGTGCCGGCTGATCCCAAGGTGCCCTATGATGTGCGCGAGGTAATCGCCCGGATCGTGGACGGCAGCGACTTTGATGAATTCAAGAAACGCTACGGTACGACGCTGGTGTGCGGTTTCGCCCATATCTACGGCATGCCGGTGGGGATTGTCGCCAACAACGGCGTCCTGTTCTCGGAATCAGCCCTTAAAGGCGCGCATTTTGTCGAACTCTGCAGTCAGCGGGGTATTCCGCTGGTGTTCCTGCAGAATATCACCGGCTTTATGGTCGGCCGCAAATATGAATCAGGCGGCATTGCCAAGGACGGCGCCAAAATGGTGACCGCCGTGTCCTGTGCCCGGGTGCCCAAATTTACCGTGATCATCGGTGGTTCTTTCGGGGCCGGCAACTACGGCATGTGCGGCCGGGCCTATAACCCCCGCTTTCTGTGGATGTGGCCCAACGCCCGCATTTCCGTCATGGGCGGTGAACAGGCGGCCGGTGTGCTGGCCACGGTAAAACGTGACGGCATGGAACGGGCCGGACAGCAATGGTCGGCGGAAGAGGAAGCTGAATTCCGCAAGCCCATTGAAGAACAATATGAGCATCAGGGGCATCCCTATTATGCCTCTGCCAGGCTGTGGGATGACGGGGTGATAGATCCCGCCCAGACCCGCCGGGTGCTCGGGCTTGGCCTCAGCGCCAGCCTCAACGCTCCCATCGAGAAAACCGAATTTGGCATATTCAGGATGTAA
- a CDS encoding esterase-like activity of phytase family protein, whose protein sequence is MTSSSFIRQFGLLVAGVLCSLPHLSLSDSLPAPTKAQGLPLEFTLIPLNHKNTSENKAGELTYLGGLQLSSNNYTFGGISGFVVSPGGEKILAVSDRGYWFLADVEYENGQLIGLQNGKTSPIADEKGEKTLGRHSDAEAVTLVDSAGLVVSFENDHRLRYYQASSKLDFESILESNAQVISFAPDLSPALQELPRNLGVEALTTMTDGRLLAISEAALESRNNGMAKAWIVGRGSALPLSYELTDLYRPTDMATLPNGDILVLERHFSLAKGMASRLRRIKSTDIQEGTVLRGEVIACMEFPYNIDNMEALAVRRNEAGETIIYMMSDNNYNPLQRNLLMMFRLDEPQEPKTPEQQIAHSMGLTAGSR, encoded by the coding sequence ATGACATCAAGCAGTTTTATCAGGCAGTTCGGATTACTTGTCGCAGGGGTTCTTTGTTCCCTTCCGCATCTCTCCCTGTCAGATTCCCTTCCCGCGCCGACAAAGGCTCAGGGCCTGCCCCTCGAATTTACTCTTATTCCATTGAATCACAAGAATACTTCCGAGAATAAGGCCGGCGAGCTCACCTACCTGGGCGGCCTTCAGCTTTCCAGTAACAACTATACATTTGGCGGCATATCCGGTTTTGTCGTGAGCCCCGGCGGGGAAAAAATACTGGCGGTATCTGACCGCGGATACTGGTTTCTGGCTGATGTAGAATACGAGAACGGACAATTGATTGGTCTGCAAAACGGGAAAACGAGCCCGATCGCGGACGAAAAAGGCGAAAAAACCCTCGGCCGGCATAGTGATGCCGAAGCCGTTACCCTTGTCGACAGTGCCGGTCTTGTAGTGTCTTTTGAAAATGACCACAGGTTGCGATATTATCAGGCAAGTTCAAAACTGGATTTTGAGTCGATTCTGGAATCGAATGCCCAGGTGATCAGCTTTGCGCCGGATCTTTCCCCCGCCCTCCAGGAATTGCCCCGGAATCTTGGCGTTGAAGCTCTTACCACCATGACGGACGGACGACTGCTGGCGATCTCGGAAGCTGCCCTGGAAAGTCGCAACAACGGCATGGCCAAGGCCTGGATTGTCGGCCGTGGATCAGCCCTTCCCCTGTCCTATGAACTGACCGACCTGTACCGTCCCACAGACATGGCGACTCTTCCCAATGGCGACATTCTGGTACTGGAACGGCATTTCTCGCTGGCAAAAGGCATGGCCAGCCGGCTTCGCCGCATCAAATCCACTGATATTCAGGAAGGTACCGTTCTCAGGGGCGAGGTCATCGCCTGCATGGAGTTTCCCTATAATATCGACAATATGGAAGCCTTGGCAGTGCGCCGGAACGAAGCCGGCGAGACGATCATCTATATGATGTCCGACAACAACTATAACCCGCTGCAGCGTAACCTGCTGATGATGTTCCGCCTTGATGAACCACAAGAGCCGAAAACGCCGGAACAACAGATCGCGCACAGCATGGGATTAACCGCCGGCAGCCGATAG
- the meaB gene encoding methylmalonyl Co-A mutase-associated GTPase MeaB, whose amino-acid sequence MDIDSLKDGILQGQRRALAKGITLSESTRADHQAEAQKLLTALLPHTGGAIRLGFTGTPGVGKSTFIEAFGTYLTEQGLKVAVLAIDPSSTLNGGSILGDKTRMESLSRNPKAFIRPSPSGGSLGGVARRTREALLMCEAAGYDVILIETVGVGQSEVAVAEMVDMFLLLLSPGGGDDLQGIKRGIMELADLVIVNKADGDLEAAAKRAAADYTLALHLMRPKSPNWTARVCLASALKNKGLEDIWQVIGQYRETLDESGELAANRAEQAVSWMWSEIHDQLVDRFREHLPERLAETEQAVRAGEKPPTAAAMELLEAFLAG is encoded by the coding sequence ATGGACATTGACAGTTTGAAAGATGGAATATTGCAGGGACAGCGCCGGGCGCTGGCCAAGGGCATTACCCTGTCTGAATCCACCCGCGCAGATCACCAGGCCGAGGCCCAGAAGCTCCTGACCGCCCTGCTGCCCCATACGGGCGGCGCCATCCGGCTCGGTTTTACCGGCACACCGGGCGTCGGTAAATCCACCTTTATCGAGGCCTTCGGCACCTACCTCACCGAACAGGGCCTGAAGGTGGCAGTGCTGGCCATCGACCCGTCCTCGACCCTCAATGGTGGTTCCATCCTCGGCGACAAGACCCGTATGGAGAGCTTAAGTCGCAATCCGAAAGCCTTTATCAGGCCATCCCCGTCCGGCGGCAGCCTCGGCGGTGTGGCGCGCCGGACCCGGGAGGCCCTGCTGATGTGTGAGGCGGCGGGATATGACGTGATCCTGATCGAGACGGTCGGCGTCGGTCAGTCGGAAGTGGCGGTGGCGGAAATGGTCGACATGTTCCTGCTGTTGCTGTCGCCCGGCGGCGGCGATGACCTGCAGGGCATCAAGCGGGGCATCATGGAGCTTGCCGACCTTGTCATTGTCAACAAGGCCGACGGGGACCTGGAGGCAGCGGCCAAACGGGCGGCGGCCGACTATACCCTGGCCCTGCATCTGATGCGGCCGAAAAGCCCTAACTGGACGGCTCGTGTCTGCCTGGCCTCGGCCCTGAAAAACAAGGGGCTGGAGGATATCTGGCAGGTCATCGGACAATATCGGGAAACGCTGGACGAAAGCGGCGAACTTGCGGCCAACCGGGCCGAGCAGGCGGTGTCCTGGATGTGGTCGGAAATCCATGACCAGCTGGTCGACCGGTTCCGGGAACATCTGCCGGAGCGGCTTGCCGAGACAGAACAGGCGGTAAGGGCCGGTGAAAAGCCGCCGACGGCCGCCGCGATGGAGCTTCTGGAAGCCTTTCTGGCCGGATAA
- a CDS encoding TetR/AcrR family transcriptional regulator: MQTQIANEANPESLPSGGKSGQGNSLKGRDLNNSEADRFVRSAIKLMREKGYHQTTFDDIAEDICVSVKEISDCFKSREDICLQVIAWHDARLSEIFVRTEEHSNPRQRLSCLIDSLIDEADVLVKYGCPITRLYLDLRNEGSKLEKAATKLIIRRLDWIKEQFHLMSFVDEAPDLATRLAGALYGVTLLSSAADDEAMLRNQMNQLKSWIRSM, encoded by the coding sequence ATGCAGACTCAAATCGCAAACGAGGCGAATCCAGAGAGTTTGCCATCAGGGGGCAAATCTGGTCAGGGAAACTCTCTCAAGGGTCGGGACCTCAATAATAGTGAAGCTGACAGGTTTGTCCGGTCGGCCATCAAGCTCATGCGTGAGAAAGGCTATCATCAGACCACGTTCGATGATATCGCCGAGGATATCTGTGTATCGGTCAAGGAGATATCCGACTGTTTTAAATCCAGGGAAGATATCTGCCTGCAGGTTATCGCCTGGCACGACGCTCGCCTGAGTGAAATTTTCGTCAGAACAGAAGAGCATTCCAATCCGCGCCAGCGTCTGAGCTGTCTGATCGATAGTCTTATTGATGAGGCGGATGTCCTGGTAAAATACGGCTGCCCGATCACCCGTCTTTATCTGGACCTTAGAAACGAAGGCTCGAAGCTTGAAAAGGCGGCGACAAAACTTATCATCCGCCGTCTTGACTGGATCAAGGAACAGTTTCATCTGATGAGTTTCGTCGATGAGGCGCCCGATCTGGCGACACGACTGGCCGGAGCGCTTTACGGGGTAACCCTGTTGTCTTCGGCGGCGGACGATGAAGCCATGCTCCGCAACCAGATGAACCAGCTGAAAAGCTGGATACGATCCATGTAA
- a CDS encoding J domain-containing protein produces the protein MNDQTARLHPGLDLGQKTDVKTCDHPDCREEGLFRAPKSRDRLDHYFWFCKPHVREYNLGWDFFADMGRDQIQAWARDSQTWHRPTWRIGARCTGIDGLRDDMGIFEDLDGFGRRFTENEPPIPGKNSFSGEDIRQLVILGLDETATITDIRNAYKKLVKRFHPDVNRDDKFAEEKFKEILNAYHHMTSLKSGSSE, from the coding sequence ATGAATGACCAAACTGCCAGACTCCATCCCGGCCTTGATCTGGGACAAAAGACGGACGTAAAAACCTGCGATCATCCCGATTGCCGGGAGGAAGGCCTGTTCCGGGCGCCAAAATCCCGCGACCGGCTTGACCACTATTTCTGGTTCTGCAAGCCCCATGTGCGGGAATATAACCTGGGCTGGGATTTCTTTGCAGATATGGGCCGCGACCAGATCCAGGCCTGGGCCCGGGACAGCCAGACCTGGCACCGGCCGACCTGGCGCATCGGCGCCCGCTGCACGGGCATTGACGGCCTGCGCGATGATATGGGTATTTTTGAAGACCTCGACGGTTTCGGTCGCCGTTTTACGGAAAACGAGCCCCCCATACCGGGGAAAAACAGCTTTTCGGGCGAAGATATACGACAATTGGTCATACTGGGTCTTGACGAAACGGCCACGATCACCGACATAAGAAATGCATACAAAAAGCTGGTAAAACGATTTCATCCCGATGTGAACAGGGATGACAAATTCGCGGAAGAAAAATTCAAGGAAATTCTTAACGCCTATCATCATATGACCAGCCTCAAATCAGGAAGTTCAGAATGA
- the cobS gene encoding cobaltochelatase subunit CobS, translated as MTVAGTDQSYTDLPDIKVNVRQVFGIDSDMEVPAFAERDEHVPDLDESYIFDHDTTLAILAGFAYNRRVMIQGYHGTGKSTHIEQVAARLNWPCVRVNLDSHISRIDLVGKDAIVLKDGVQVTEFQEGILPWALQNPTALVFDEYDAGRPDVMFVIQRVLEVSGKLTLLDQNKVIRPHPAFRLFATANTIGLGDTSGLYHGTQQINQGQMDRWNIVTTLNYLEHEMEEDIILAKMPALNSEDGKKLIKQMVQVADLTRNGFINGDISTVMSPRTVLTWAENNAIFNDAAFAFRVTFLNKCDEIERPLVAEYYQRCFGEELPETSAPGLAGNPPVVN; from the coding sequence ATGACAGTTGCAGGAACCGACCAGAGTTATACAGACCTCCCCGACATCAAAGTCAATGTCAGACAGGTTTTTGGTATCGACAGCGATATGGAAGTGCCCGCCTTTGCAGAGCGGGACGAGCATGTCCCGGATCTGGATGAAAGTTATATTTTTGACCATGATACCACACTGGCGATCCTGGCCGGTTTTGCCTATAACCGCCGGGTCATGATCCAGGGTTATCACGGGACCGGTAAATCCACCCATATCGAGCAGGTTGCCGCCCGGCTGAACTGGCCGTGCGTGCGGGTCAACCTTGACAGCCATATCAGCCGTATCGACCTGGTGGGCAAGGATGCCATCGTCCTCAAGGACGGTGTCCAGGTCACCGAGTTCCAGGAAGGCATCCTGCCCTGGGCCTTGCAGAATCCGACCGCCCTGGTTTTCGATGAATATGATGCCGGCCGGCCTGACGTGATGTTCGTGATCCAGCGGGTGCTGGAAGTCTCCGGCAAGCTCACCCTTCTGGACCAGAACAAGGTGATCCGGCCGCATCCGGCCTTCCGCCTGTTTGCCACGGCCAATACCATCGGCCTTGGCGATACCTCCGGCCTTTATCACGGCACCCAGCAGATCAACCAGGGACAGATGGACCGCTGGAACATTGTCACCACGCTCAACTATCTTGAACATGAAATGGAAGAGGATATCATCCTCGCCAAAATGCCGGCGCTGAACAGCGAGGACGGCAAGAAGCTGATCAAACAGATGGTGCAGGTGGCAGACCTGACCCGCAACGGCTTCATCAACGGTGATATTTCCACCGTCATGTCGCCGCGGACCGTGCTGACCTGGGCGGAAAACAATGCGATTTTCAACGACGCTGCCTTTGCCTTCCGGGTTACTTTCCTCAATAAATGCGACGAAATAGAACGCCCCCTTGTGGCGGAATATTACCAGCGTTGCTTTGGCGAGGAACTACCCGAGACATCGGCACCCGGACTGGCCGGCAATCCGCCGGTCGTCAACTAG
- a CDS encoding BolA family protein: MKVAESIREKLTRELSPEQLEVIDQSCDHAGHSGARPEGETHFHVNMVASAFDGLNRVARQRLVYKILAEELAGPVHALSLNLTSPDENSAG, encoded by the coding sequence ATGAAAGTAGCGGAATCAATCAGGGAAAAGCTGACCCGGGAACTGTCACCGGAGCAACTGGAAGTTATTGACCAGTCCTGTGATCATGCCGGGCATTCGGGCGCCCGCCCTGAAGGGGAGACCCATTTTCACGTTAATATGGTAGCCTCTGCCTTTGACGGTCTTAACCGGGTCGCCCGTCAGCGCCTGGTCTATAAAATTCTGGCCGAGGAACTGGCGGGGCCGGTGCATGCCCTGTCGCTGAACCTGACAAGCCCTGACGAAAATAGTGCGGGCTGA
- a CDS encoding AEC family transporter, which produces MFAELFAVTAPVFLIALLGFTWVKRGQKFPTDFVSVMNMNIGAPALVFNGLLGLGDKLFEASDFILASAVTIVAMLALSTLVALALRLPKRGFIIALYSTNSGNMGLPLCLFAFGQIGLGLGLTFFAVSVIFQFTVALFISHGNLRPASLARVSLIWGIAFALFFILTGITPPAWVTNTTQLLGGLTIPLMLLTLGASLATLKVENSGQLIALSALKIAMGVGMGLGVATLFGFSGVERNVLILQCSMPVAVFSYLLASQYNRNPQEVAAMVFFTTLMSVVTVPLILTYML; this is translated from the coding sequence ATGTTCGCCGAGCTTTTTGCGGTCACCGCCCCGGTATTTCTGATCGCCCTGCTGGGCTTTACCTGGGTCAAACGGGGCCAGAAGTTTCCCACCGACTTTGTGAGCGTCATGAATATGAATATCGGGGCGCCCGCACTGGTATTTAACGGGCTTCTGGGCCTGGGAGACAAGCTTTTCGAGGCCAGTGATTTTATACTCGCGTCTGCAGTAACCATTGTTGCCATGCTGGCGCTGAGTACGCTTGTCGCATTGGCCCTCAGGCTGCCGAAACGGGGCTTTATTATCGCCCTCTATTCCACCAACAGCGGCAACATGGGGCTTCCCCTGTGCCTGTTTGCCTTCGGACAAATCGGCCTTGGTCTGGGACTTACCTTTTTTGCTGTCAGCGTCATTTTCCAGTTCACCGTGGCCCTGTTCATCAGCCATGGCAACCTCCGACCCGCCAGCCTTGCCCGGGTCAGCCTGATCTGGGGTATTGCTTTTGCCCTGTTTTTCATCCTCACCGGCATTACGCCACCGGCCTGGGTGACCAATACAACCCAGTTGCTGGGCGGCCTGACGATTCCCCTGATGCTGCTGACGCTGGGCGCGTCTCTTGCGACCTTGAAAGTGGAAAATTCAGGCCAGTTGATCGCGCTGTCTGCCCTGAAAATAGCCATGGGCGTCGGCATGGGCCTGGGGGTCGCGACGCTGTTCGGTTTCAGTGGCGTCGAAAGGAATGTCCTGATCCTGCAATGCAGTATGCCGGTTGCCGTCTTCAGCTACTTACTGGCCAGCCAATATAATCGCAATCCCCAGGAAGTGGCGGCCATGGTGTTTTTCACAACACTCATGTCCGTTGTGACAGTGCCGCTGATTCTGACCTATATGCTGTAA
- a CDS encoding LysR family transcriptional regulator, whose translation MMFELYQLRYFLAIVETGSFTKAAERVYVTQPTLSAGIQKLEAALETRLFDRSSKRVFLTESGSRFVDRAKAILHQVSLAEAEMGDTDNPKILRLGVLMTVPAQTVKNLMQPYLREEGGLVVELFEGTEQEILNRLDSGQVDIALTILRPGQKGKTTALYRDRYSIAIAAHHPLADKKVLKPRDLADEPTIVRSRCELLSQTSRFFTDHNVRPRLVYRTPQDERALMMVAAGIGFTTMPDQYTMEGVVRLPMEGYDFERQIGLIWTGHHLSPERESLFSRFTLYASSHLAEMAY comes from the coding sequence ATGATGTTCGAACTATATCAGCTCAGATATTTCCTCGCTATCGTCGAAACGGGCAGCTTTACCAAGGCGGCGGAAAGGGTCTATGTGACCCAGCCGACCCTGTCGGCGGGTATCCAGAAACTGGAAGCCGCACTGGAAACCCGCCTGTTCGATCGGTCCAGCAAACGGGTCTTCCTGACCGAAAGCGGCAGCCGTTTTGTCGACCGGGCCAAGGCCATACTGCATCAGGTCAGTCTTGCCGAGGCGGAAATGGGCGATACGGACAACCCCAAAATCCTTCGTCTCGGGGTGTTGATGACGGTTCCGGCACAAACAGTAAAAAATCTGATGCAGCCGTACCTTCGGGAAGAAGGCGGGCTGGTGGTCGAACTGTTTGAAGGCACCGAACAGGAAATCCTCAACCGGCTTGATTCGGGACAGGTGGACATCGCCCTGACCATCCTGAGACCCGGTCAGAAAGGAAAGACGACCGCGTTGTACCGGGACCGCTATTCCATCGCCATCGCCGCCCATCATCCGCTGGCAGATAAAAAGGTCCTCAAGCCGCGTGACCTGGCCGACGAACCTACCATTGTCAGATCCCGCTGTGAACTACTCAGCCAAACCAGCCGTTTTTTTACCGACCACAATGTCCGGCCGCGCCTGGTTTACCGCACGCCGCAGGATGAACGGGCCCTGATGATGGTGGCGGCCGGCATCGGTTTCACCACCATGCCCGACCAGTATACTATGGAAGGGGTTGTGCGCCTGCCGATGGAAGGCTATGACTTTGAACGGCAAATCGGGCTGATCTGGACCGGACACCATCTAAGCCCGGAACGTGAAAGCCTGTTCAGCCGCTTCACTTTGTATGCAAGCAGCCATCTTGCCGAAATGGCTTATTAA
- the rpmB gene encoding 50S ribosomal protein L28, producing MSRVCELTGKGVMSGNNVSHAMNKSRRRFLPNLTKATLLSDALGQSVSLRISTHALRSVEHNGGLDNFLLKSRDENLSIKARRLKTQIKKKAAS from the coding sequence ATGTCACGCGTATGTGAACTGACCGGTAAAGGTGTGATGAGTGGTAACAATGTGAGCCACGCCATGAATAAATCACGCCGTCGTTTTCTGCCCAACCTGACCAAGGCAACTCTGTTGAGCGATGCTCTGGGTCAGTCCGTCAGCCTGCGGATTTCCACTCACGCCCTGCGTTCTGTTGAACATAACGGCGGTCTGGATAACTTCCTGCTGAAATCACGGGATGAAAACCTGTCCATCAAGGCCCGTCGCCTGAAAACACAGATCAAGAAGAAGGCTGCTAGCTAA